TCCTCCAAACCACGGCCCACACCTTTTGGTTTAGGGCCTTCTTCTCTCCCACCTCTTCCTCTTCCACGCCCTACTCCAGGTGGCCTTCTGTCTGTGAAATTGCATAGCATGTCAATTAAGTATTATTTCTAGGTTTGGATGAAATACTTTagtcaaaaagaaaattcaaatgAACACAAGTTGAGCTATATTTCTTTTAACAAAATGCTAGAATGCTAACTCTTTTCGTTGCATGTCTTGAGCTACCCTACATaaataacaaatttaattaaaagctgAATCAAAATGAATTACCAGAACGGCTTTTTGTCTCTTCTTGAACTTTATCAATCACCTGAGCAAGAGTCAAGTTCATCAAAAAGTTATCATAATATCAAAGAAAACCTAACAACggagtatattaaaaattaaaaatataaatacaccCATGTGAGTATATGACATGTATAGTATTCAAGCAACTTTTGTGAAGGATCACTTGAAATCATGTGCCAAATAGgaaatgctccacttagagtGGGAAGGAGGAAGTATAAAGGAGGATACTAATGTTCATATATAGCTACTCTACTTATCAGGCTTGCATATATGCAGGGATCTGTCTAGAGGATATTTAGTTGCTCCTGTAAGATATCTCATCATCTTGAAAATATAGGAGGCATTGACATCCAAAACATAACCACCAGCTGATCAGGAAGCATTCACAAGGTAAAGCAAcagttgaaacttgaaagcaaGTTTCAACCAAGAATTCAGAAACGTTAAGAACTGATAATGATCCATTCAGATGTTCTCATCTAAATAGAAGGCCATCAACTGATGGGATCATGAGAAACAATAATTTCGGTAAAACTGATGCATCAAAGAATACCTCATCCGGAACTCTGAGATACTTGATTGTGTTGCCCCTAACATAGCACTCTGGCATCCTCCAAAACCTATCTCCGTCCTACATATGATTGAAACCATTGAAATGCATGATTAGACTAATTATGAAACATAGTCGTACACCAAGGAAAGACTTGAAAAACATGTACCTTTGAGGTACAGATAACTTCACGGAGATGGATGTTCATCCAAGTGTCGCAGTTAACCAAGTGACCATTGTATGTCTCCCCATTTTTCAGTTCCACCAACTGTTAAACAAATTAGAAACCTAAACTCAGTCCAACTATATTCCATAATGTTGCAGTTTTATTATATTAAGGATTAAGGATATGAATACAATAACATATAGTTCCcaaaatacacaaataaacATAATGTAAACATATTTTTGTGAGAATTCAAGAAACAGAAACTGATGGAGAGATAGTTACTTAGCAGGTCAgacaaaattcatgattttggTCTAGTAATTGAAAAGAAACAACACAGAATAGGACAAAATTGTACCATAGGTGTCCTTGTGCAGACTTGAGCAACGAAAGAGGAAGCTgcaaaataccaaataaatcaatcaaataaatCAATCAAAACCCCCAAAACAACATAACCCTAAATCTGCAGCGGCGAGCAGAGACTTACCATCTTTTCGTATTCTCGCACTGATAAATACTTATAAAACTGCAAAATAGAC
This window of the Salvia splendens isolate huo1 unplaced genomic scaffold, SspV2 ctg582, whole genome shotgun sequence genome carries:
- the LOC121790681 gene encoding probable U6 snRNA-associated Sm-like protein LSm4 — encoded protein: MFICLVELKNGETYNGHLVNCDTWMNIHLREVICTSKDGDRFWRMPECYVRGNTIKYLRVPDEVIDKVQEETKSRSDRRPPGVGRGRGRGGREEGPKPKGVGRGLEDGGGRGAGAARGRGGVGGRAAGNRGGGRGGR